The following proteins are co-located in the Besnoitia besnoiti strain Bb-Ger1 chromosome Unknown contig00007, whole genome shotgun sequence genome:
- a CDS encoding uncharacterized protein (encoded by transcript BESB_072850), which produces MKNEQDTTVPVLLLCGSRLSLTAARGADAEAVSAPPSISRSGLESALRIKQRTPASHVSVSTSPLSDSSGSDRGAVSPSSGGATPPAATAASTGDRLGEDKASSALADSCHLAAGENCSRHFDAAEEAVKTQAMRGQRPHSTGVFLPTLTFETAVASSKGIDGSHTPSMDSTLPTLSSVPTTSPGTPASCRSQILYSRANSGHLSDSNGSLRFPHFSACSSRASSLSIPSTPDRSQHLEASKHASGTCAYGVTEEVVTSGAARAPKKIEGLTTPQFPGASRRGGAGRSRCGAASCLEAEMEGPPRRLSKEELGCAAPRLPLPQGAGWGEAAAVDTPSSRGNKPARRPASPPRPHLPPPPPLVPETPLARSCGAGSHVDVAAQEVSFPVGGSTPRQGPPAPPGNGLTRNGCAGPERSRSYQEGPYAAMVFRDSHMSQDLTKSDVSPVQGLGQKCRAPTKELTAVPKEGAARFGAALFGKDSSSRGDPVAYAPWCVPQPPESAAQCLHTPDDCQWREAVSPGATASISHAGLSAPIHGRGRTRAFCCGGSAAACARVPPQRPQSPPSCRCCRSKPAPPGSPSGRSISVDVHRAVPDTGLLSRRNKRSVTAGTSAARDAFAFLEAEAAWHARALYEAEKAKGPSATAAPLRLAPPGGLSPCGGACAHGPMMCDSRGVRYEQKQLPLQGDLGPVNPGHTIIASGGLPVPHAPSSGSAPPLPPPPRSGWAGPVPAAVPMPTVAPVPISFPPTTSSAPVSLLLTLPLNLPFGHIIKFGVPSMVAGANSTPQASTARAATLRKQRGFERNLGDAGASCLVSGFGAASAGPGASSPTSARSLGAKKSYYCFSPMLHEAAYTLLSHSGGICDTFAASLHLELAILYLPPAVLPWIAAAFNYLAETLLPRFEEPLRLECGGLQERNAPGRFGGKVLTVGCAIGQEHERQKFQRMQEFFSQFEFQVENILRAYNLQQSPTRARGATPQAVTACEGARPVDAARQEGPQAASPGGAASTAGTLLKGELPGTPASVETGDGGAGDAAPFSGGPPSGLGSTVFGRKHNIWRYSMNCVPSSVLPSPLPPAPPSEYSSSNAHACFQQPRRHRPCAAAPGGCAQVFPVDVGMRHVNPSSCFLSSDMHATLHLSDCRSTDCSSSGSPPGPCEEGAGSAESASAGRGPCASAGVPSNYLDLTVRAFETRPLEKPTREYARLVVSDICVSEVRLVTTRGIDGMTCEIDPRFQQYSIGTRPILTTLDGQLCRHSLAPHRLSDIWEVRLKTQAQLTREQQKRLVEQYIVGEIERRPQADQRRLLDAITRLGAALWVNGRPAGVGTSSSPPPLPAEVPGPPQPMLGFSTGAAEASRNNAPAPWPDRGFPRRWNDGLCCADRLADAIKDGEKADREERVRCIRDACVKADGAGDGAPAAELLALRRRGYEAPPGLSACYAPPPPQPSQCGLSGPDDRRGLLHRGGCGALALSALAERPACDGIAELSTPSHRSSNLHQGAIPWESAEKPTRETISEGLSTAPHEFAQRDAEDIFLEHSLFTSPADKLSQEYSQGTTQSYKRIDDEGNPLSFSVSTAASDADQDLGMENVSMSSSRRRSCAAACPRPRRMEAFATNPPRGSDQQVWAKAPWDAMEHSRAVCSRQIPSGRALSSPPPSPEVRSSCQSAQNRSGRSFRDSNMAGRCGVSRDSESERLKRHQVSERKSNGTGKKAVEFSLNQTPLALWPARHHKSSILNQAVASDALPAQGRGESYGVWNDERTPKRLPLPQNCTDAPDRIPAEAAATFLKQLLATHPEQHIFECVSQGYSASLSTDIGVCPSPSSEAGVLFADGNQGVRTASAPGAHQRELDDVQQLLMCEWVMEGTSLLPADENDVFAAAPGLGQYARFCGM; this is translated from the exons ATGAAGAACGAGCAGGATACAACAGTGCCCGTCTTGTtgctctgcggctcgcggctATCTCTGACAGCGGCCCGgggagcagacgcagaggccgtctcggcgccgccatCGATCTCGCGGAGCGGCCTCGAGTCGGCTCTGCGGATCAAGCAGCGGACGCCTGCGTCGCATGTTTCTGTCTCGACTTCGCCGCTTTCCGACAGCAGTGGCAGCGACCGTGGCGCGGTGTCGCCGAGTTCAGGTGGCGCCACTCCGCCTGCGGCCACCGCAGCCTCCACAGGTGACCGCTTGGGTGAGGACAAAGCGTCCTCCGCCTTAGCGGACTCATGCCACCTCGCGGCTGGGGAGAACTGCTCCCGGCACTTTGATGCAGCCGAAGAGGCTGTAAAGACGCAGGCCATGCGTGGCCAGCGGCCTCATTCCACTGGCGTTTTCCTTCCGACGCTCACATTTGAGACGGCAGTCGCCAGCAGCAAAGGGATCGACGGGTCGCACACGCCTTCGATGGATTCCACCTTGCCAACGCTAAGTAGCGTACCCACCACATCTCCAGGGACACCCGCTTCTTGTAGGTCTCAGATTTTGTATAGCAGGGCGAATTCGGGGCATCTGTCGGACAGCAACGGCAGCCTCAGGTTTCCACACTTCTCCGCGTGCAGCTCCCGGGCGTCGTCTTTATCAATTCCGTCGACTCCAGACCGATCGCAGCACCTCGAGGCTTCGAAACATGCGAGCGGGACGTGTGCCTATGGCGTCACGGAGGAAGTGGTGACCTcaggggcggcgcgagctccgAAGAAAATCGAAGGTCTGACGACTCCACAGTTCCCCGGCGCcagccggcgaggaggggccggccgctcgcgctgcggagcAGCCTCTTGCTTGGAAGCTGAGATGGAaggtcctccgcggcgcctctcgaaAGAGGAGCTGggatgcgcggcgccgcgccttcccctGCCACAGGGCGCTGGCTGGGGTGAAGCAGCCGCAGTGGACACTCCAAGCAGCCGCGGGAACAAACCAGCGAGACgcccggcctcgccgccgcggccgcatcttcctccgcctccgcctctcgtgCCTGAAACGCCTCTTGCTCGGTCCTGCGGCGCTGGCTCTCACGTTGACGTTGCTGCGCAGGAGGTTAGCTTCCCTGTAGGAGGCTCCACTCCGAGACAGGGGCCTCCAGCCCCCCCGGGGAATGGTCTGACTCGAAACGGCTGTGCGGGGCCGGAACGCTCCCGAAGTTACCAGGAAGGACCGTACGCTGCCATGGTATTTCGAGACAGTCACATGTCTCAGGATCTTACGAAGAGCGATGTCTCCCCGGTGCAAGGCTTGGGGCAGAAGTGTCGGGCGCCTACAAAGGAGCTCACAGCTGTGCCTAAGGAGGGTGCAGCCCGATTTGGCGCAGCTCTGTTTGGCAAAGACAGCTCTTCTAGGGGCGATCCTGTGGCATATGCGCCCTGGTGCGTGCCTCAGCCGCCAGAGTCAGCAGCCCAGTGCCTCCACACTCCTGACGACTGCCAGTGGAGAGAGGCAGTTTCGCCTGGTGCGACCGCATCCATTTCTCACGCGGGGTTGTCGGCGCCCATCCATGGCCGAGGCAGGACACGGGCTTTCTGCTGTGGggggtctgcggcggcgtgtgcTCGAgtgccgcctcagcggccgcAGTCTCCTCCCTCGTGCCGGTGCTGTCGCAGCAAGCCGGCCCCGCCGGGGTCTCCGTCGGGCAGGTCCATTTCCGTCGACGTCCACAGGGCGGTCCCAGACACGGGTCTGCTGTCCCGGCGCAACAAGCGGAGTGTCACTGCAGGCACGTCTGCGGCCAGAGACGCGTTCGCGTTTCTCGAGGCTGAGGCCGCTTGGCACGCGCGTGCTCTGTAtgaagcagagaaagcgaagggtccgtcggcgacggcggcgcccctgCGGCTTGCGCCTCCAGGCGGGCTGTccccctgcggaggcgcgtgcgcgcatGGGCCGATGATGTGCGACTCAAGGGGGGTGCGTTACgagcagaagcagctccCCCTGCAGGGGGACTTGGGGCCTGTAAACCCAGGCCACACCATAATCGCATCCGGCGGCCTACCGGTTCCGCATGCACCTTCCAGCGGctcagcgcctcctctgccgccccCTCCGAGGTCCGGCTGGGCGGGGCCCGTGCCCGCGGCGGTTCCGATGCCAACTGTCGCCCCGGTCCCCATATCCTTCCCGCCGACCacgtcttcggcgccggtGTCTCTACTCCTGACGCTGCCCCTCAACCTGCCGTTTGGGCACATCATCAAATTTGGAGTTCCGTCCATGGTGGCTGGCGCGAACAGCACGCCTCAAGCTTcgacagcgagggcggcgacgctgcgcaaGCAGCGCGGATTTGAGCGAAATTTGGGAGATGCAGGCGCTTCATGCCTTGTCTCGGGGTTTGGCGCTGCAAGCGCCGGGCCAGGAGCGTCTTCACCGACGTCGGCCCGGTCGCTCGGCGCAAAGAAGAGCTACTACTGCTTTTCGCCAATGCTTCACGAAGCTGCGTATACGCTCCTCTCTCATTCCGGCGGCATCTGCGACACCTTTGCGGCGTCACTCCACTTGGAACTGGCAATTCTGTATCTCCCTCCGGCAGTGCTTCCGTGGATTGCAGCAGCGTTTAACTATTTGGCCGAGacccttcttccgcgtttcGAGGAGCCGCTCAGACTGGAATGCGGAGGACTGCAGGAGCGCAACGCTCCTGGTAGATTCGGCGGCAAGGTTCTAACGGTGGGATGCGCCATCGGACAG GAGCACGAGCGACAAAAGTTCCAGCGGATGCAGGAGTTTTTCTCGCAGTTTGAGTTTCAAGTGGAAAACATCTTGCGGGCGTACAATCTGCAGCAGTCGCCGACTCGCGCGAGAGGTGCGACTCCGCAGGCCGTCACGGCGTGCGAGGGCGCCAGGCCGGTGGATGCTGCCAGGCAGGAAGGACCGCAAGCAGCTTCCCCCGGTGGCGCGGCCTCAACAGCGGGTACACTGCTAAAGGGCGAACTTCCGGGGACTCCAGCAAGTGTGGAGActggcgacggaggcgctggcgacgcagcccCGTTTTCAGGAGGGCCGCCATCCGGGCTTGGAAGCACCGTCTTCG GTCGCAAACACAACATCTGGCGCTACTCGATGAACTGCGTTCCCTCCTCGGTCTTGCCTAGTCCtcttccgccggcgccgccgtcggagTATTCCTCTTCGAACGCTCACGCCTGCTtccagcagccgcgacggcATCGgccctgcgctgccgctcctgGTGGATGCGCTCAGGTCTTCCCCGTGGATGTAGGGATGAGGCATGTCAACCCGAGCTCCTGTTTTTTGAGCAGTGACATGCATGCGACGCTCCACCTCTCAGACTGCAGGTCAACTGACTGCAGTTCCTCTGGCAGCCCCCCGGGGCCATgcgaagagggcgcgggGAGCGCCGAGAGTGCCTCCGCTGGTCGGGGGCCCTGTGCGTCTGCGGGTGTTCCGAGCAACTACTTGGACTTGACTGTTCGCGCCTTTGAGACGCGGCCTCTGGAGAAGCCGACTCGTGAGTATGCTCGGCTGGTCGTGAGTGACATATGCGTCAGTGAAGTGCGCCTCGTGACGACCAGAGGCATCGATGGCATGACTTGCGAAATCGATCCACGGTTTCAACAGTACAGCATCGGAACCCGGCCAATCCTGACGACCCTCGACGGTCAACTTTGCCGGCATTCGCTCGCGCCTCACCGGCTGTCGGACATCTGGGAAGTGCGCCTGAAAACGCAGGCCCAGCTCACTCGTGAGCAGCAGAAACGGCTCGTGGAGCAGTACATCGTGGGCGAGATTGAGCGGCGCCCCCAGGCGGACCAGCGACGGCTGCTCGATGCGATTACTCGTCTTGGGGCCGCTCTGTGGGTCAACGGCCGTCCTGCGGGGGTTGGGACTTCGAGCTCCCCACCGCCTCTCCCCGCTGAAGTGCCCGGTCCGCCTCAACCGATGCTGGGCTTCTCTactggcgccgccgaggcctccAGAAACAATGCGCCTGCGCCATGGCCCGACCGCGGTTTTCCAAGGCGGTGGAACGACgggctctgctgcgcggacAGGCTTGCCGACGCCATCAAGGACGGAGAGAAAGCTGACCGGGAAGAGCGCGTCAGATGCATCCGCGATGCATGTGTCaaggcggacggcgccggcgacggcgcaccTGCGGCGGAACTGCTCGCTTTGCGTCGACGCGGCTACGAGGCGCCCCCAGGCCTGTCTGCCTGCTacgcccctcctccgccccagCCCTCCCAGTGCGGTCTGTCAGGCCCTGATGATCGACGCGGTCTTCTGCACCGAGGAGGTTGTGGTGCACTGGCTTTGTCAGCGCTTGCGGAACGCCCTGCGTGTGACGGCATTGCAGAACTCTCGACGCCGAGTCACAGAAGCTCTAATCTGCATCAGGGCGCGATCCCTTGGGAGTCCGCAGAAAAGCCGACAAGGGAAACAATCAGCGAAGGCTTGTCAACCGCGCCTCACGAATTCGCGCAAAGGGATGCTGAGGACATCTTCCTGGAACACTCTCTCTTCACTTCGCCAGCAGACAAGCTGTCTCAGGAGTATTCGCAGGGAACCACGCAGTCTTACAAAAGGatcgacgacgagggcaaTCCCCTTTCTTTTTCAGTGTCCACTGCAGCGAGTGATGCTGACCAGGATCTCGGAATGGAAAACGTTTCGatgtcttcctcgcgccgccgcagctgcgcagcagcttgTCCCAGACCTAGGAGAATGGAGGCGTTCGCCACGAACCCACCGCGGGGTTCCGACCAACAAGTTTGGGCGAAAGCGCCGTGGGACGCTATGGAGCACAGTCGGGCTGTATGCAGCAGGCAGATCCCGTCGGGCAGGGCTCTAAGCTCGCCGCCACCGAGCCCCGAGGTCCGCTCCAGCTGTCAAAGCGCACAGAACCGGAGCGGGCGCAGTTTTCGTGACTCCAACATGGCGGGCCGCTGCGGGGTCTCGAGAGACTCCGAGAGTGAGCGCCTTAAACGGCATCAGGTGTCTGAGCGCAAGTCGAACGGGACTGGAAAAAAAGCGGTCGAGTTTTCCTTGAATCAGACACCGCTGGCGCTCTGGCCTGCACGACACCACAAATCAAGCATTCTAAACCAGGCGgtcgcgagcgacgcgttGCCGGCACAGGGGCGAGGGGAGTCGTACGGCGTGTGGAACGACGAACGGACCCCGAagcgcctcccgctgccTCAGAACTGCACGGATGCCCCTGACCGGATTcccgcagaggctgctgccACATTTTTGAAACAGTTGCTCGCCACTCATCCAGAGCAGCATATCTTCGAGTGTGTGTCTCAGGGGTACAGTGCCTCACTTTCCACGGATATCGGTGTTTGTCCGTCTCCGTCGAGCGAGGCTGGAGTACTCTTTGCAGATGGCAACCAGGGCGTGCGtaccgcctctgcgcctggagCGCACCAGAGAGAATTGGATGACGTTCAGCAATTGCTCATGTGCGAATGGGTCATGGAGGGAActtctctgctgcctgccgATGAAAATGacgtcttcgcggcggcgcccggctTGGGGCAGTACGCAAGGTTCTGCGGGATGTGA